The genomic DNA TGCGCTCAACCGCCTTCGATTCGAAATCGTGTTCATCCTGAATTTCGCCGACGATTTCCTCGAGGATGTCTTCCATGGTGATGATGCCCTGTGTGCCGCCGAATTCGCTCACCACCACTGCGAGCTGTTCACGTTTCACCTGGAAATCCTTCAGCAATTCCCCGATCCGTTTTGTTTCGGGTACAAACATCACCGGCCGCACAACCTCGCGGATATCGGTGAAGGGATCCGTGCGCAGAAAGATGAGCAGATCCTTCAGGTGCATCACTCCGACGATATTGTCGTGATTGCCCTCGTAACACGGGATGCGCGAGTAGCGCTCCGCGATCACCGATTCGAGCGAGGCCTCGTCGAAACTGTTGAGGTCGATGGCCACCACGCGCGAACGGGGAATCATGATCTGCCTGACCGTCCGTTCGGAGAAATCAAACGCATTGCGGATGATCGTGTAGTTTTCCGATTCGATCATGCCGCTCTCGTTGCCCTGCTGCACGAGGAATTTCAATTCGTCGCTGCTGTGCACTTCGGATCCGTGCAGAGGCCTGATGCCGAAGACGCCGAGCAGCACATTTGCGAGGCCGTTGAGCAGCCAAATCAAGGGACGGAACAGCACATAGAAGAAGTGCAGGGGATAGACCACGGCGAGCGTCGTCATTTCGGACCGTTGGATCGCGATGGATTTTGGAGCGAGTTCACCAAAGACGATATGCAGCACCGTGATTGTAAAAAAGGCGAACGGCAACGCGATGGCGTGCGCGGTGTCGGGGTGAATCGTCATTCCCACGAGACCCATGAGATCGAGAATGATGTTCGAGACAACCGACTCGCCGATCCATCCCAGGCCGAGACTCGCCAGCGTGATGCCGAGCTGTGTGGCGGCCAGATACCCGTCGAGATGCGAGACGATGTGTTTCCCCAGGACGGCGAAACGATTGCCCGTTTGCGCCTTCACCTCGAGCTGCGAATTCCGGACCTTGACAATGGCAAACTCGGCCGCAACAAAGAAGCCGTTTGCGGAGACGAGCAGAATGGTTATCAGGATGTCAAGAATCATAGTTCATCGAATCGGCGGCGTGGTCCTTTGCGCGATTGCGGGACCGCTTCGGATGCGCGGTGTTGAAGGATTCGGCCGCCCGATAATAGGGATGGTACCATGCAAGAGGCAAATGTACCGGAATTCGAAAAAAGAACCTTCCACCAAAATGCGCGGGAGAGGAAAGCCGTACAATGCACCGGGCCGGCACATCACGGTAGTGATGGCCGGCCCGAGTGGAAAGAGAGCGAGGAGCGCGCGCAATCTGCGAAGGGTGCGCCCCTTGAAGCCGAGAAAACGTTATGCGCGGGGACGCGCTTCGTTCACCGTCATGGTGCGGCCCTGGAGCGTCTTCCCGTGAAGGTTCGAGATCGCCGCCCTGGCCTGGCTTCCGTCATGCATCTCGACAAAGCCGAAGCCTTTGGATTCGCCGCTTATACGGTCTTTGATGATGGCGGCAGAGTCCACCGTACCGTATTCCTCAAAAGC from Ignavibacteriota bacterium includes the following:
- a CDS encoding HlyC/CorC family transporter, with translation MILDILITILLVSANGFFVAAEFAIVKVRNSQLEVKAQTGNRFAVLGKHIVSHLDGYLAATQLGITLASLGLGWIGESVVSNIILDLMGLVGMTIHPDTAHAIALPFAFFTITVLHIVFGELAPKSIAIQRSEMTTLAVVYPLHFFYVLFRPLIWLLNGLANVLLGVFGIRPLHGSEVHSSDELKFLVQQGNESGMIESENYTIIRNAFDFSERTVRQIMIPRSRVVAIDLNSFDEASLESVIAERYSRIPCYEGNHDNIVGVMHLKDLLIFLRTDPFTDIREVVRPVMFVPETKRIGELLKDFQVKREQLAVVVSEFGGTQGIITMEDILEEIVGEIQDEHDFESKAVERIDEKTFTIHASTSLNDLNKELPHPLLKEGQYESLAGYLLHKLGRVPMTNDTVVADGYTFTITKMNRSAIILVRVVSQHDDAESGSDDDE
- a CDS encoding RNA-binding protein, which translates into the protein MNIYVGNLSRDLTEAALRSAFEEYGTVDSAAIIKDRISGESKGFGFVEMHDGSQARAAISNLHGKTLQGRTMTVNEARPRA